In one Calonectris borealis chromosome 23, bCalBor7.hap1.2, whole genome shotgun sequence genomic region, the following are encoded:
- the CDC42 gene encoding cell division control protein 42 homolog isoform X3, with product MQTIKCVVVGDGAVGKTCLLISYTTNKFPSEYVPTVFDNYAVTVMIGGEPYTLGLFDTAGQEDYDRLRPLSYPQTDVFLVCFSVVSPSSFENVKEKWVPEITHHCPKTPFLLVGTQIDLRDDPSTIEKLAKNKQKPITPETAEKLARDLKAVKYVECSALTQRGLKNVFDEAILAALEPPETQPKRKCCIF from the exons ATGCAGACGATCAAGTGTGTAGTCGTGGGTGATGGTGCTGTTGGTAAAACCTGTCTCTTAATTTCTTACACAACAAATAAATTCCCATCGGAATATGTACCAACG gttTTTGATAACTATGCTGTAACAGTGATGATTGGAGGAGAGCCTTATACCCTAGGCCTCTTTGATACTGCAG GTCAGGAAGACTATGATAGATTACGACCCCTCAGCTATCCACAGACAGATGTATTTCTGGTCTGTTTTTCAGTGGTGTCTCCTTCttcatttgaaaatgtgaaagaaaag TGGGTACCCGAAATTACTCACCACTGTCCAAAGACTCCTTTCCTGCTTGTTGGGACCCAAATTGATCTAAGAGATGATCCCTCAACAATTGAGAAACTTGCCAAGAACAAGCAGAAGCCCATAACTCCAGAGACGGCTGAAAAACTGGCCCGGGACCTGAAGGCTGTCAAATACGTGGAATGCTCTGCGCTTACGCAG AGAGGTCTGAAGAATGTGTTTGATGAGGCTATCCTAGCTGCCCTCGAGCCTCCGGAAACTCAGCCCAAAAGGAAGTGCTGTATATTCTaa
- the CDC42 gene encoding cell division control protein 42 homolog isoform X2: MQTIKCVVVGDGAVGKTCLLISYTTNKFPSEYVPTVFDNYAVTVMIGGEPYTLGLFDTAGQEDYDRLRPLSYPQTDVFLVCFSVVSPSSFENVKEKWVPEITHHCPKTPFLLVGTQIDLRDDPSTIEKLAKNKQKPITPETAEKLARDLKAVKYVECSALTQIAC, encoded by the exons ATGCAGACGATCAAGTGTGTAGTCGTGGGTGATGGTGCTGTTGGTAAAACCTGTCTCTTAATTTCTTACACAACAAATAAATTCCCATCGGAATATGTACCAACG gttTTTGATAACTATGCTGTAACAGTGATGATTGGAGGAGAGCCTTATACCCTAGGCCTCTTTGATACTGCAG GTCAGGAAGACTATGATAGATTACGACCCCTCAGCTATCCACAGACAGATGTATTTCTGGTCTGTTTTTCAGTGGTGTCTCCTTCttcatttgaaaatgtgaaagaaaag TGGGTACCCGAAATTACTCACCACTGTCCAAAGACTCCTTTCCTGCTTGTTGGGACCCAAATTGATCTAAGAGATGATCCCTCAACAATTGAGAAACTTGCCAAGAACAAGCAGAAGCCCATAACTCCAGAGACGGCTGAAAAACTGGCCCGGGACCTGAAGGCTGTCAAATACGTGGAATGCTCTGCGCTTACGCAG ATTGCATGTTGA
- the CDC42 gene encoding cell division control protein 42 homolog isoform X1, with protein MQTIKCVVVGDGAVGKTCLLISYTTNKFPSEYVPTVFDNYAVTVMIGGEPYTLGLFDTAGQEDYDRLRPLSYPQTDVFLVCFSVVSPSSFENVKEKWVPEITHHCPKTPFLLVGTQIDLRDDPSTIEKLAKNKQKPITPETAEKLARDLKAVKYVECSALTQKGLKNVFDEAILAALEPPEPKKTRRCVLL; from the exons ATGCAGACGATCAAGTGTGTAGTCGTGGGTGATGGTGCTGTTGGTAAAACCTGTCTCTTAATTTCTTACACAACAAATAAATTCCCATCGGAATATGTACCAACG gttTTTGATAACTATGCTGTAACAGTGATGATTGGAGGAGAGCCTTATACCCTAGGCCTCTTTGATACTGCAG GTCAGGAAGACTATGATAGATTACGACCCCTCAGCTATCCACAGACAGATGTATTTCTGGTCTGTTTTTCAGTGGTGTCTCCTTCttcatttgaaaatgtgaaagaaaag TGGGTACCCGAAATTACTCACCACTGTCCAAAGACTCCTTTCCTGCTTGTTGGGACCCAAATTGATCTAAGAGATGATCCCTCAACAATTGAGAAACTTGCCAAGAACAAGCAGAAGCCCATAACTCCAGAGACGGCTGAAAAACTGGCCCGGGACCTGAAGGCTGTCAAATACGTGGAATGCTCTGCGCTTACGCAG AAAGGCCTAAAGAATGTATTTGACGAAGCGATATTGGCTGCCCTGGAGCCTCCGGAGCCGAAGAAGACTCGCAGGTGTGTGCTGCTATGA